A genomic window from Methanovulcanius yangii includes:
- a CDS encoding 50S ribosomal protein L37e, whose amino-acid sequence MSKGTPSMGKRQKHTHIACRRCGKISFHARHKVCSSCGFGKSPRLRKYRWMSKKPKTPTH is encoded by the coding sequence ATGAGCAAAGGCACACCCTCAATGGGAAAACGGCAGAAACACACGCATATTGCATGCAGACGCTGTGGAAAGATCTCCTTCCACGCACGCCATAAAGTCTGCTCCTCCTGCGGCTTTGGTAAGAGCCCACGGCTGCGCAAATACCGCTGGATGAGCAAGAAACCGAAGACTCCAACTCACTAA
- a CDS encoding flavin reductase family protein, whose product MQQNTDNHTASGTAVAKRASKRKVGTNLFLCPMPVTIVGTMNGSKPNFVSAGWVTRVNTAPPMLGVAIAKSRITPASILDEQAFSVNYPNQDLLIETDYCGLVSATTNDKSGLFDTFYGELGNVPMIENCPMSAECALVEMIDLPTDYLFIGEIVAAYSSDDYFRNGVPDVRKVNPILLTMPDNSYWTMGEYAGKAWTLAQGYKGRA is encoded by the coding sequence ATGCAGCAAAATACAGACAACCATACAGCGTCCGGGACGGCGGTTGCCAAAAGGGCATCGAAGAGAAAAGTGGGCACCAATCTTTTTCTCTGCCCGATGCCTGTCACCATCGTCGGGACCATGAACGGCTCCAAACCCAATTTCGTCTCCGCCGGCTGGGTCACCCGGGTCAATACCGCCCCTCCGATGCTCGGGGTCGCCATCGCAAAATCGCGCATCACCCCCGCATCCATCCTGGACGAACAGGCCTTCAGCGTCAACTACCCGAACCAGGATCTGCTCATCGAGACCGACTACTGCGGCCTCGTCTCCGCAACGACCAACGACAAGTCCGGACTGTTCGATACGTTCTACGGCGAACTCGGAAACGTTCCGATGATCGAAAACTGCCCGATGAGTGCGGAATGCGCCCTCGTGGAGATGATCGATCTCCCCACCGACTACCTCTTCATAGGCGAGATCGTCGCCGCCTATTCGTCGGACGACTATTTCAGGAACGGAGTACCGGATGTCCGGAAAGTCAACCCCATTCTTCTGACCATGCCCGACAATTCGTACTGGACCATGGGCGAGTATGCCGGGAAGGCATGGACCCTTGCCCAAGGCTACAAAGGCAGGGCCTGA
- a CDS encoding ABC transporter substrate-binding protein has translation MTRVLEIFPYILAVCLIGATSAGILIAVPYSGENVTIDVGVLVPLTGDLAVYGGDVLEGINIAVDEINEGGGIGGKDVRIICRDTGGDPDRAAAMMEDLADQGVPVVIGPVTSSSAISVAPIAEKKQIVMISPTATTPLLSGAGRYVYRTISSDTYQGRGMATVLRSLHPEVNSVAVLYIENTYGAGLRESFTAAWTTQGGTVVCEIPFENGRTDFSAVIAAVRDSDADAVALISYLPEAKAIFREAARQELGGPWIASDAIVTAEFIAAAGPATEGIVATIQANQVQSPSFITEYCRRTNATSVNWQAAYAYDTMMIIAEAIEHGGYTADGIRNHLDVIRYLGICGPKVFDENGDIPPAFDVMRIRDGRWTRVPWTELAEASEVRQH, from the coding sequence GTGACGAGAGTTCTCGAGATCTTCCCGTATATCCTCGCCGTCTGCCTCATCGGTGCGACCTCTGCCGGGATACTAATCGCCGTCCCGTATTCTGGTGAGAACGTGACGATAGATGTGGGAGTCCTTGTTCCCCTCACGGGGGATCTTGCGGTCTACGGCGGCGATGTGCTGGAGGGCATCAATATAGCCGTCGATGAGATCAATGAAGGAGGCGGCATCGGGGGAAAGGATGTCCGCATCATCTGCAGGGACACCGGAGGTGACCCGGACCGGGCCGCCGCGATGATGGAGGACCTGGCGGATCAGGGCGTCCCGGTCGTCATCGGGCCGGTAACCAGCAGCAGTGCGATTTCGGTTGCCCCCATCGCCGAGAAGAAGCAGATCGTCATGATATCCCCGACCGCCACGACCCCCCTCCTTTCCGGGGCGGGCCGGTATGTCTACCGGACGATCTCCTCGGATACCTACCAGGGCCGGGGCATGGCAACGGTCCTCCGGAGTCTCCACCCGGAGGTCAACAGCGTCGCGGTGCTCTATATCGAAAACACCTACGGCGCCGGCCTCAGGGAATCCTTCACCGCTGCATGGACCACACAGGGGGGGACGGTCGTCTGCGAAATCCCCTTTGAGAACGGCCGCACCGATTTTAGCGCGGTCATCGCAGCCGTCCGCGATTCGGATGCCGACGCCGTTGCCCTGATCAGCTACCTTCCGGAGGCGAAGGCCATCTTCCGGGAGGCGGCCCGGCAGGAGCTGGGGGGGCCCTGGATAGCCTCGGACGCCATCGTCACCGCGGAGTTCATCGCCGCGGCAGGGCCCGCGACGGAGGGGATCGTCGCGACGATCCAGGCAAACCAGGTGCAGTCCCCTTCCTTCATCACCGAATACTGCCGCCGGACGAATGCCACCTCCGTCAACTGGCAGGCGGCCTATGCCTACGATACGATGATGATCATCGCCGAAGCGATCGAACACGGAGGATATACGGCGGACGGCATCCGCAACCATCTTGATGTCATCCGCTACCTGGGCATCTGCGGGCCGAAGGTCTTCGACGAAAACGGGGATATTCCCCCTGCATTCGATGTGATGCGGATCCGGGACGGGAGATGGACCCGCGTCCCCTGGACCGAACTCGCGGAAGCGAGCGAAGTCCGTCAGCATTGA
- a CDS encoding Nramp family divalent metal transporter, translated as MKRSGTIHPFRPPQPPSGTTGRKDGDGRFADSLRFIGPGLLLAIAAAGESGIAEAIEIGAHFGYALIWVIILTLAFKFAFANGIARYTLVTGETIFEGLGRIPGPRHWANWLVMAIYLLEMFAFGGMLLLGAIFMDYLLPGIFSPEIIAVVTITASILLLWKESYERLEKVILAIALLLFFGIGFSLMEFPLALGAVGTGLAPAIPEGSLLAIMALMGAVGSGLNLLLYSIWLKEKTGGAHGITYFRRWMPAINLDLALAFLFIGVITVLFISLGVTGFAVSYLQHGEAISLDALIAQVLYVIAYIPHGVPIFLVFGYFVMFGAVLTGMDGRARAIATFLRGEVGVRSTEHDLYRLLLMLFSLMILIAVFAGEPLAIVHMVSAVAAIAFALMGFVLMYLDVHLPEEARGSRLWLLVIGAGSTVFLLMALFMEEAVLAFGLPLAERLIVVAFVLFLFARTKLFRSLIAGTAGRWDRLWAVFVFGALSVYGTFRGIPYGDLIINFRDLGPIIAGMAGGPVIGAGAGLIGALYRYPLGGSTATACAVATVAAGIIAGLYTKMYRGDITVLRACLLVAIIEAVHIFVLVPLFSDIPSFAAFVEIVRVTFLPMVAAQSLGVVIYLFILADEGLSLKERFAARPGPEKGKKTQGDGDDGKTTESCTVETECLPGAPEGGDEQ; from the coding sequence ATGAAACGCAGCGGCACCATCCACCCCTTCCGGCCACCCCAACCTCCATCCGGAACCACCGGACGAAAGGACGGTGACGGCCGCTTTGCCGATTCACTCCGGTTCATCGGTCCCGGCCTGCTCCTTGCCATTGCGGCAGCAGGAGAGAGCGGTATTGCCGAGGCAATCGAGATCGGGGCACACTTCGGCTATGCCCTCATCTGGGTGATCATCCTCACCCTCGCATTCAAGTTCGCCTTTGCAAACGGCATCGCCCGCTACACGCTCGTCACCGGAGAGACGATCTTCGAGGGGCTCGGGCGCATCCCCGGTCCCCGGCACTGGGCCAACTGGCTCGTGATGGCCATCTATCTCCTCGAGATGTTCGCCTTCGGGGGCATGCTCCTTCTCGGCGCCATCTTCATGGACTACCTCCTCCCCGGCATATTCTCGCCGGAGATCATTGCGGTCGTGACCATCACCGCCTCCATCCTGCTCCTCTGGAAGGAGTCCTATGAACGCCTCGAGAAGGTGATCCTCGCCATCGCCCTCCTCCTCTTCTTCGGCATCGGATTCTCCCTCATGGAGTTCCCCCTCGCACTCGGGGCGGTCGGGACCGGCCTTGCCCCGGCAATCCCCGAGGGCTCGCTCCTTGCCATCATGGCCCTGATGGGAGCCGTGGGATCCGGCCTCAACCTCCTCCTCTACTCCATCTGGCTGAAGGAGAAGACCGGAGGGGCCCACGGCATCACCTATTTCCGGCGCTGGATGCCCGCCATCAACCTCGACCTCGCTCTCGCCTTCCTCTTCATCGGCGTGATCACCGTCCTCTTCATCTCGCTGGGAGTCACCGGGTTTGCCGTCTCCTATCTTCAGCACGGCGAGGCGATATCCCTCGACGCCCTCATCGCCCAGGTCCTCTATGTGATCGCGTATATCCCGCACGGGGTCCCGATCTTCCTCGTCTTCGGGTATTTCGTCATGTTCGGTGCCGTCCTGACCGGGATGGACGGTCGCGCACGGGCGATCGCCACGTTTCTCCGGGGGGAGGTCGGCGTGCGGTCGACCGAGCACGACCTCTACCGCCTCCTCCTGATGCTCTTCTCCCTCATGATCCTCATTGCGGTCTTCGCAGGCGAACCGCTTGCCATCGTGCACATGGTTTCGGCCGTGGCCGCCATCGCCTTTGCCCTGATGGGATTCGTGCTGATGTATCTGGACGTGCATCTGCCGGAGGAGGCGCGTGGTTCCCGCCTCTGGCTGCTCGTCATAGGCGCGGGCAGCACCGTCTTTCTCCTGATGGCGCTCTTCATGGAGGAGGCCGTTCTCGCCTTCGGTCTCCCGCTTGCAGAACGGCTCATCGTCGTTGCCTTCGTCCTCTTCCTCTTTGCCCGGACGAAGCTCTTCCGATCGCTCATTGCCGGGACGGCCGGGCGGTGGGACCGGCTCTGGGCCGTCTTCGTCTTCGGCGCCCTCTCGGTGTACGGGACATTCCGCGGAATTCCCTACGGAGATCTCATCATCAACTTCCGTGACCTGGGACCCATCATTGCAGGGATGGCCGGCGGACCTGTCATCGGGGCGGGGGCAGGGCTCATCGGAGCCCTGTACCGCTACCCCCTCGGGGGAAGCACCGCCACCGCCTGCGCCGTCGCGACGGTTGCGGCGGGCATCATCGCGGGCCTCTACACGAAGATGTACCGCGGCGACATCACCGTGCTGAGGGCGTGTCTCCTTGTTGCGATCATCGAAGCCGTGCATATCTTCGTACTCGTGCCGCTCTTCTCCGACATTCCCTCCTTTGCCGCTTTCGTCGAGATCGTTCGGGTCACCTTCCTTCCGATGGTCGCCGCCCAGTCGCTCGGCGTGGTCATCTACCTCTTCATTCTCGCCGACGAGGGGCTCTCCCTGAAGGAGCGGTTTGCCGCGCGTCCCGGCCCCGAAAAGGGGAAAAAAACGCAGGGAGACGGGGATGACGGGAAAACCACGGAATCCTGCACCGTGGAGACGGAATGCCTGCCAGGAGCGCCGGAAGGAGGCGATGAGCAGTGA
- a CDS encoding RNA-binding protein — MAKISPKKRHTIRKSKQSKIFAALREEIGESAEAYTGKSIEMVETTGETTVFLVDRHPVIMEMGEIVFPTLRGAVERPFPEKNITVDAGAIAFMAKGADVMRPGIVKISPDVKKDHPVLIIEERYGKPLAVGIALYDAEEMELCETGKVIKTIHHVGDDLWNMEI; from the coding sequence ATGGCAAAAATATCACCGAAAAAGAGGCACACCATCCGAAAGTCAAAACAGTCGAAAATCTTCGCGGCGTTACGCGAGGAGATAGGGGAGAGCGCAGAGGCCTACACAGGAAAGAGCATCGAGATGGTCGAAACGACCGGCGAGACGACGGTCTTCCTGGTCGACAGACACCCCGTGATCATGGAGATGGGCGAGATAGTCTTTCCCACCCTGCGCGGGGCAGTGGAGCGCCCGTTTCCTGAAAAGAATATTACCGTCGATGCGGGCGCCATCGCATTCATGGCAAAAGGTGCGGACGTGATGCGCCCCGGCATCGTGAAGATCTCCCCCGATGTCAAAAAGGATCACCCGGTCCTCATCATAGAGGAACGATACGGAAAGCCGCTGGCCGTGGGAATCGCCCTTTATGACGCAGAAGAGATGGAGCTCTGTGAGACGGGAAAAGTCATCAAAACCATCCACCATGTGGGTGACGATCTATGGAATATGGAGATCTAA
- a CDS encoding ABC transporter permease, producing MRIFGFFTVYWRDMLRYFRFRTQLFSSLLQPALWLAFFGIAMAANFDRIMMGDTGGLPGVPGVGYITFMAAGVIAMNVLFTNLFGGFILLFDKNWGLMREMLASPMPRRDIIFGLCLSGVTKSCIQAAVIIVIGLLLGVSFFGGKTPAEVAWSLCGIFAFIAVFAIGFLSLSTAIALVTESPEGFQGVTTLLTMPLFFASNALYPTDAFPEALQWLVAVNPLTYLVTGIRHFAIGDHFTAIGVEYLTTTGDILIAFGALLLFSAATFALAWRTVERAVIT from the coding sequence ATGAGAATCTTCGGCTTCTTCACCGTCTACTGGCGGGACATGCTGCGGTACTTCCGGTTCAGGACGCAGCTCTTCTCCTCACTCCTCCAGCCCGCCCTCTGGCTCGCATTCTTCGGCATCGCGATGGCGGCGAACTTCGACAGGATCATGATGGGCGATACCGGGGGGCTGCCGGGGGTTCCCGGCGTCGGGTACATCACCTTCATGGCGGCAGGAGTGATTGCGATGAATGTCCTCTTCACCAACCTCTTCGGGGGCTTCATTCTCCTCTTCGACAAGAACTGGGGACTGATGCGCGAGATGCTCGCCTCCCCGATGCCCCGCCGTGACATCATCTTCGGCCTCTGCCTGTCGGGGGTGACGAAGTCCTGCATTCAGGCGGCGGTGATCATCGTCATCGGCCTCCTTCTCGGCGTCAGCTTCTTTGGAGGGAAGACACCCGCGGAGGTGGCATGGTCCCTCTGCGGAATATTCGCCTTCATCGCGGTCTTTGCCATCGGATTCCTTTCGCTCTCCACCGCCATCGCTCTCGTCACCGAGTCGCCGGAGGGATTCCAGGGGGTGACGACGCTCCTTACGATGCCCCTCTTCTTCGCCTCGAATGCCCTCTATCCGACCGACGCGTTTCCCGAAGCCCTCCAGTGGCTGGTGGCGGTCAATCCCCTCACCTACCTCGTCACCGGCATCCGGCACTTCGCCATCGGGGATCACTTCACCGCCATCGGCGTGGAGTACCTGACGACGACGGGGGACATCCTCATTGCATTCGGGGCTCTCCTTCTCTTCTCTGCAGCGACCTTTGCCCTTGCATGGCGGACCGTCGAACGGGCCGTCATCACCTGA
- the purF gene encoding amidophosphoribosyltransferase: MCGIVGIVDAGGASFPLYYALYALQHRGQESAGISTFDGRLLYKHKEQGLVSEVFNKEVLRSLAGTVGIGHVRYPTTGSKIPENVQPFNFTFRNHKVAIAHNGNLVNSQQLRDEFEARGQIFCTTCDTEVIGNIIADEFRKSEDVLEAVQICMQKLKGSYSVVMMLDSDVWAFRDPLGIRPLCLGKTDHGHVVCSESVAIDALGGTFLRDVRPGELVRITSEGIESLMVAEASHKAHCIFEYVYFARADSVIDGRLVYDVRRRIGKALFEEAPVAADQVSPVPDSGTAHAAGYAEASGIRFLESLMKNRYMGRTFIMPTQKDREAAVRMKLNPIRNHLRDRSVVLIDDSIVRGTTSRRIINIIREAGVREVHMRIGSPAIKAPCYLGVDMPTRAELIASDLNNEEVRSSIGATSLHHITLDALIDAVGIPGEDLCTGCLTGEYPIPIGTECCCPRLMRCVARTYQSGLDTFSKDASPVEKSPSDTSRI; the protein is encoded by the coding sequence ATGTGTGGAATCGTTGGCATCGTGGATGCTGGCGGAGCATCATTCCCGCTGTATTATGCTCTCTATGCACTGCAGCATCGCGGGCAGGAGAGCGCGGGAATATCTACTTTTGACGGGCGTCTGCTTTACAAGCATAAGGAGCAGGGGCTCGTGTCAGAGGTCTTCAATAAGGAGGTACTCCGCTCGCTTGCAGGGACCGTCGGTATCGGCCACGTCCGGTACCCGACCACCGGGTCGAAGATACCGGAGAATGTTCAGCCATTCAATTTTACCTTCAGGAACCATAAGGTCGCCATTGCCCATAACGGCAATCTGGTCAATTCACAACAGCTGAGGGACGAGTTTGAGGCACGCGGGCAGATCTTCTGCACGACATGCGATACCGAGGTCATTGGGAATATCATCGCAGATGAGTTCAGAAAGTCGGAGGATGTCCTCGAAGCGGTTCAGATCTGTATGCAGAAGCTGAAGGGGTCCTATTCCGTCGTGATGATGCTGGACAGTGATGTCTGGGCTTTCCGCGACCCCCTCGGCATACGCCCGCTCTGCCTTGGCAAGACGGATCACGGGCATGTCGTCTGTTCGGAGTCGGTCGCCATCGATGCGCTCGGCGGAACGTTCCTGCGGGACGTGCGCCCCGGGGAACTCGTACGCATCACATCGGAGGGCATCGAGTCTTTGATGGTCGCAGAGGCCTCCCACAAGGCGCACTGCATCTTCGAGTATGTCTATTTTGCCCGTGCCGATTCGGTGATCGACGGCCGGCTGGTGTATGACGTCCGGCGCAGGATAGGAAAGGCGCTCTTTGAGGAGGCCCCGGTTGCGGCCGACCAGGTCTCGCCGGTGCCGGATTCCGGGACCGCCCATGCGGCAGGCTACGCCGAGGCGTCGGGGATCCGGTTCCTCGAATCGCTGATGAAGAACAGGTACATGGGCAGGACGTTCATCATGCCGACCCAGAAGGACCGGGAAGCGGCGGTCAGGATGAAGCTCAACCCTATCCGGAACCATCTCAGGGACCGCTCTGTGGTGCTCATCGACGATTCGATTGTTCGCGGGACCACGTCGCGGCGTATCATCAATATTATCCGGGAGGCGGGAGTGCGCGAGGTGCATATGCGCATCGGGTCGCCTGCCATCAAGGCACCGTGCTATCTGGGTGTCGATATGCCCACGCGTGCGGAACTGATCGCGTCCGATCTCAACAACGAGGAGGTCAGATCATCCATCGGGGCAACCTCGCTGCATCACATCACGCTCGATGCGCTCATCGATGCAGTGGGCATCCCGGGTGAGGATCTCTGCACCGGGTGCCTGACCGGTGAATATCCGATTCCCATAGGAACCGAGTGCTGCTGTCCGCGGTTGATGCGGTGTGTCGCACGTACCTATCAGTCGGGGCTTGATACCTTCTCGAAGGATGCATCTCCGGTGGAGAAGTCCCCTTCGGATACGTCCCGGATATAA
- a CDS encoding GNAT family N-acetyltransferase produces the protein MAHPTLTTERLLLRPFTPDDARSIAGLVDRAYNPARQEDVAVNESIDIIEDRLAFNRGWAWDGSSVTFAVGIAETGSLIGTSTLMNINPEHRNAMLSLWIAPDHRCSGYGTEAAEESIRYGFDTLGLHQIYAIRLQDNQLSAKLMKRLGMRQKGVLEEYFLHNGTYYDCILHAVMESDRSP, from the coding sequence ATGGCACATCCTACCCTGACAACAGAACGGCTGCTCCTCAGGCCGTTTACCCCCGACGACGCCCGTTCCATTGCCGGCCTCGTTGACAGGGCGTACAACCCCGCCCGGCAGGAAGATGTGGCGGTGAATGAGAGCATCGATATCATTGAAGACCGCCTGGCGTTCAACCGCGGCTGGGCCTGGGACGGTTCTTCGGTAACCTTTGCGGTCGGTATTGCGGAGACCGGCAGCCTCATCGGAACCAGCACCCTGATGAACATCAACCCCGAACACCGCAATGCTATGCTCAGCCTCTGGATCGCGCCCGATCACCGGTGCAGCGGGTACGGTACCGAGGCCGCGGAGGAGAGCATCAGATATGGGTTTGATACTCTCGGGCTTCATCAGATCTATGCGATCCGGCTTCAGGACAATCAGCTCTCTGCAAAACTCATGAAACGGCTGGGTATGCGGCAGAAAGGGGTACTCGAGGAGTATTTCCTCCATAACGGCACCTATTACGACTGCATCCTCCATGCCGTCATGGAGAGTGACAGATCACCCTGA
- a CDS encoding cell division protein SepF, protein MSVLDKILGKGPSQGIESDYMDLDLASFETVSGDRPASMYVKIAAINDLKDTPKVKDEVYNGNIVIVDISRLKMDKITYERVLKDLSAVANDINGDIVGLGDQKYVIITPMSIKISREKIVGGA, encoded by the coding sequence ATGTCAGTCCTGGACAAAATCCTCGGCAAGGGCCCCTCTCAGGGAATCGAGTCCGATTATATGGATCTCGATCTTGCATCCTTCGAGACCGTATCGGGTGACCGGCCGGCCTCGATGTACGTCAAGATCGCCGCAATCAATGACCTGAAGGACACACCAAAAGTAAAAGACGAGGTCTATAACGGAAACATCGTCATCGTCGACATTTCCCGACTGAAGATGGATAAGATCACCTACGAACGCGTTCTCAAGGACCTCTCTGCCGTTGCAAATGACATCAACGGCGACATTGTCGGCCTTGGCGACCAGAAATACGTGATCATCACCCCGATGTCGATCAAGATCTCCCGTGAGAAGATCGTCGGAGGGGCCTGA
- a CDS encoding ATP-binding cassette domain-containing protein — protein MIPAKKEAGDVAAAPAFDDVIIRVDGLRHRYGDFAAVDGVSFAIRKGEIFSFLGPNGAGKSTAINVLTTLLRIQEGTVTIAGHDLARDPRRVREDIGIVFQEVTLDRDLTVAETLEFHGMLYGLPRTERRRRIEALLDLVELTAWAKVRTKRLSGGMKRRLEIARGLMTRPAVLFLDEPTIGLDPQTRLKMWDYLQAVNREGTTIFLTTHYMDEADRLSDRIAIIDHGKIIAEGTPLSLKNALGEDIIMLCTGDDQGAKEAITGMDGVARIQETTAGLTLLVDGDGTHILPRVMHRLEEAGIGVISVNLKKPSMDDVFVHFTGRELRDATAREERE, from the coding sequence ATGATACCGGCAAAGAAGGAGGCCGGTGACGTCGCAGCTGCCCCGGCTTTTGATGACGTGATCATCAGAGTCGACGGCCTTCGCCACCGTTACGGCGATTTCGCGGCGGTGGACGGCGTCTCCTTTGCCATCCGCAAAGGGGAGATCTTCTCCTTTCTCGGCCCCAACGGCGCCGGAAAGAGCACCGCCATCAACGTCCTGACCACGCTCCTGCGCATCCAGGAGGGGACGGTGACGATTGCCGGCCACGACCTCGCCCGCGACCCCCGCCGCGTCCGGGAAGACATCGGCATCGTATTCCAGGAGGTCACCCTCGATCGGGATCTGACGGTGGCGGAGACGCTGGAATTTCACGGCATGCTCTATGGCCTCCCACGGACGGAACGGCGGAGACGAATCGAGGCACTCCTCGACCTCGTCGAACTGACCGCCTGGGCAAAAGTCCGCACCAAACGCCTCTCAGGCGGTATGAAACGCCGCCTCGAGATTGCCCGCGGCCTCATGACCCGCCCGGCCGTCCTCTTCCTCGACGAGCCCACCATCGGTCTCGACCCCCAGACCCGCCTGAAGATGTGGGACTACCTGCAGGCAGTGAACCGCGAGGGTACGACAATCTTTCTCACCACCCATTACATGGACGAGGCCGACCGGCTCTCCGACCGCATCGCCATCATCGACCATGGAAAAATCATCGCCGAAGGGACGCCGCTCTCGCTGAAAAACGCCCTCGGGGAGGACATCATCATGCTCTGCACCGGTGACGACCAGGGCGCAAAGGAGGCCATCACCGGGATGGACGGGGTGGCCCGGATACAGGAGACCACCGCCGGCCTCACCCTCCTCGTCGACGGCGACGGCACCCACATCCTTCCGAGGGTGATGCACCGGCTGGAAGAGGCGGGCATCGGCGTGATCTCCGTCAACCTGAAGAAACCCTCCATGGACGACGTCTTTGTCCACTTCACCGGCCGCGAGCTCCGGGACGCCACCGCCCGGGAGGAGAGGGAATGA
- the trxA gene encoding thioredoxin: protein MSMTEGFGDDELERLREKRRLELEAVMGREGEATGVVEVTDLNFPAIVRDNECVLVDCWAEWCGPCRTVGPVIDELAVEFAGIVTVAKCDADANPGVLRSYQISAIPTLLFFRNGQMVGRLTGAYPKEIIRKHMVSAFDLLP, encoded by the coding sequence ATGAGTATGACCGAAGGGTTCGGCGATGATGAGCTCGAAAGGCTGCGCGAAAAGCGCCGCCTGGAACTGGAAGCGGTGATGGGCAGGGAAGGCGAGGCAACCGGGGTGGTGGAGGTCACCGACCTGAATTTTCCTGCGATCGTCCGTGACAATGAGTGTGTTCTCGTTGACTGCTGGGCGGAGTGGTGCGGGCCGTGCCGGACGGTGGGGCCGGTGATTGACGAACTGGCGGTTGAGTTTGCCGGTATCGTGACGGTGGCAAAATGCGATGCGGATGCCAACCCCGGTGTGCTTCGTTCGTACCAGATAAGTGCGATTCCCACGCTCCTGTTCTTCAGGAACGGCCAGATGGTCGGCCGCCTCACCGGCGCCTATCCGAAGGAAATCATTCGAAAGCACATGGTCTCGGCATTTGATCTCCTTCCGTGA
- a CDS encoding potassium channel family protein, with the protein MGEKNTGCQRKVLGRWYGRTENRFLFLLASLILIIFVYPFAESFDTGGLILRVLTTAIIILSVYALLDVKRHFIIAVLLLIPTVVMSWAEYLGQETAFISTFALLTNMAFFLFVTLIILHRILTTRIVTKDTIYGAICVYFLFAYLWGALYLFTALTVPGSFATFYPDTAVLPTIGFGEAMYFSFVTIATLGYGDIIPVGNVSRSLAMLEAATGVLFVATFVARLVALAGTGSLSPTDEKMGDTGSSRKDEEEEEER; encoded by the coding sequence ATGGGAGAGAAGAACACAGGATGCCAAAGAAAGGTGCTCGGACGGTGGTATGGCCGGACGGAGAATCGATTCCTCTTCCTCCTTGCAAGCCTCATACTCATCATTTTTGTCTATCCCTTCGCCGAATCGTTCGATACGGGAGGCCTCATCCTCAGGGTGCTGACGACGGCCATTATCATCCTCAGCGTCTACGCCCTTCTCGACGTAAAGCGCCACTTCATCATCGCCGTACTCCTCCTCATTCCGACCGTCGTCATGTCGTGGGCCGAATACCTTGGACAGGAGACGGCCTTCATCAGCACCTTTGCCCTCCTCACCAACATGGCATTCTTCCTCTTTGTCACCCTCATCATACTCCACCGCATCCTCACCACCCGCATCGTCACGAAAGACACCATCTACGGAGCCATCTGCGTCTATTTTCTCTTCGCCTATCTCTGGGGCGCCCTCTATCTCTTCACCGCCCTCACAGTGCCGGGCTCCTTTGCAACATTCTACCCCGATACCGCGGTGCTCCCCACCATCGGGTTCGGTGAAGCCATGTACTTCAGCTTTGTTACGATAGCCACACTCGGCTACGGAGATATCATCCCTGTCGGCAATGTGAGCAGGTCGCTTGCGATGCTCGAGGCCGCAACGGGCGTCCTCTTCGTTGCAACCTTCGTCGCCCGCCTGGTGGCCCTTGCCGGGACCGGCAGCCTTTCCCCCACGGACGAAAAGATGGGGGATACGGGCTCCTCCCGAAAAGACGAGGAGGAAGAGGAGGAGAGATGA
- a CDS encoding LSM domain-containing protein — translation MTRRPLEILDKALNQKPVIVSLKGGRELRGILQGYDVHMNLVLDNAEEEIDGVTEKRGTLIVRGDNVLYISPSVE, via the coding sequence ATGACCAGAAGACCATTGGAAATTTTAGATAAGGCTCTGAACCAGAAACCGGTTATCGTCAGCCTCAAAGGGGGCAGGGAGCTACGGGGTATCCTTCAGGGATACGATGTCCATATGAACCTCGTCCTCGACAATGCAGAGGAGGAAATTGACGGAGTGACCGAGAAACGCGGGACTCTAATCGTACGCGGGGACAATGTACTTTATATCTCCCCGTCAGTGGAATAA